One Rossellomorea aquimaris DNA window includes the following coding sequences:
- a CDS encoding sensor histidine kinase: protein MKAFLFFKRISKRMFYRVFLTYSLIIFLTMSTLFVFLSEYYSDFIVQREIDRQEAVIDEIKSEIHAKHQFVSQGIRQLYQEERLIEDLAFALQHDYQEYIGYRLDKFSSSDSFVPYNFDIYVKNYFSRDSESIALRVRNESLGTEYMYLFDHGRWNQHNQPKEDSSFMLENQPLPKDKYVVPKDMYVVEEQINDPVSMDRLGKVQVFFSYENIDRLLSLKDTPSKGSFFITNMKKELYYSYGNVPERLLKDLSYRAVQKKVDFEERYYIQSSIEPTSQLMITAVISEKEMSQLLTYKLTILSIIVLLTILSISLPYIALRGYSKRVDEILNKMKEVQEGNLTARIITANVDDDLTDISHTINKTLDDLNDYIDRVYLSKLKQREAELANLQAQINPHFLYNTLEAIRMKSLAEGGRTSAKMIVQLAQLFRYSLKTEDLVTVENEINHAQQYIELFKIRFQNQLIDNFNVEEKIRDYYTPSFILQPLIENFLLHGFRRDSDTNQLAVTIYEQNDILIIDIEDNGSGIEQKKLEDIKSRLKQEEGTSDSIGLGNVHRRIQLKYGSDYGVEIRSVPNVKTSVTVKIPLISEV, encoded by the coding sequence ATGAAAGCGTTCCTATTTTTCAAACGAATAAGCAAGAGAATGTTTTATAGAGTGTTTTTAACTTATTCCCTCATCATTTTCCTTACAATGTCTACCTTGTTTGTTTTTCTATCAGAATATTATTCTGACTTTATCGTTCAACGTGAAATTGATAGACAAGAAGCGGTGATCGATGAGATCAAATCTGAAATACATGCCAAGCATCAATTCGTTAGTCAAGGTATTCGTCAGCTTTACCAAGAAGAACGGTTAATTGAAGATTTGGCTTTTGCTTTACAGCATGACTACCAAGAATATATTGGGTATCGCTTAGATAAATTCTCGAGCAGTGATTCCTTTGTTCCTTATAATTTCGATATTTATGTAAAGAACTATTTCTCCAGAGATTCAGAGTCCATTGCATTGCGTGTTCGAAATGAAAGTTTAGGAACAGAGTATATGTATTTGTTCGATCATGGTAGGTGGAATCAACATAATCAACCTAAAGAAGACAGTAGCTTTATGTTAGAAAACCAGCCCCTTCCAAAGGATAAGTATGTCGTGCCTAAGGATATGTATGTAGTGGAAGAACAAATAAACGATCCCGTTTCGATGGACCGGTTGGGAAAAGTACAGGTCTTTTTCAGTTATGAAAATATAGATCGGTTATTATCACTGAAAGACACACCTTCTAAAGGATCCTTCTTTATCACAAATATGAAAAAAGAACTCTATTATTCTTATGGAAATGTACCTGAACGACTTCTAAAGGATTTATCTTATCGAGCGGTTCAAAAGAAAGTAGACTTCGAGGAGCGTTACTATATACAGTCCTCCATCGAGCCTACGAGTCAGCTCATGATCACGGCTGTCATTTCAGAAAAGGAAATGTCACAGCTCCTTACATATAAATTAACCATTCTTTCTATTATTGTTTTGTTAACGATTTTGTCTATTTCGCTTCCTTACATAGCATTACGCGGCTACTCAAAACGAGTCGATGAAATTCTTAATAAAATGAAGGAAGTTCAAGAAGGCAATTTAACGGCAAGAATAATAACCGCCAATGTAGATGATGATCTTACAGATATATCTCATACGATTAACAAAACATTGGATGATTTAAATGACTATATTGATAGAGTCTACTTATCCAAGCTGAAACAAAGAGAAGCTGAATTGGCGAATCTTCAAGCACAGATTAATCCTCATTTCTTATACAACACATTGGAAGCCATACGAATGAAATCATTAGCTGAGGGTGGACGAACATCTGCCAAAATGATTGTCCAATTAGCTCAGTTATTTCGATATTCCTTGAAAACAGAAGACTTGGTTACGGTTGAGAACGAAATCAACCATGCACAACAATATATTGAATTATTTAAAATTCGATTTCAAAATCAGTTAATCGACAACTTTAATGTAGAAGAAAAAATCAGGGACTACTATACGCCTTCATTTATATTACAGCCCTTGATTGAAAATTTCTTATTGCATGGCTTCAGGAGAGATAGCGATACCAACCAATTAGCGGTCACCATTTATGAGCAGAACGATATCCTTATCATAGATATTGAAGACAATGGAAGTGGCATTGAACAAAAAAAGTTGGAAGATATTAAATCAAGATTGAAACAGGAAGAAGGAACTTCCGATTCAATCGGACTGGGAAATGTTCACAGGCGCATTCAATTAAAGTATGGTTCCGATTATGGGGTGGAGATACGAAGTGTACCTAATGTCAAAACTTCCGTCACGGTTAAAATACCACTAATAAGTGAGGTGTAG